One genomic region from Planktothrix serta PCC 8927 encodes:
- a CDS encoding CYTH domain-containing protein: MGTEIERKFLVKGDEWRSLGVAEIYRQGYIANYNGRTVRVRVVGNQGYLTIKGLTTGSSRAEFEYKIPVEDAQELLETLCDRPLIEKTRYKILMGDLIWEVDEFSGENQGLILAEVELETEDQNIDIPHWIAEEVTSDPRYYNVNLVKNPFKP; encoded by the coding sequence ATGGGAACGGAAATTGAACGCAAATTTTTAGTCAAAGGGGATGAATGGCGATCGCTAGGGGTTGCAGAAATCTATCGTCAAGGCTATATTGCTAACTACAACGGGCGAACTGTTCGGGTGCGTGTGGTAGGAAATCAGGGCTATTTAACCATTAAAGGTTTAACAACGGGAAGTAGTCGGGCGGAATTCGAGTATAAAATCCCCGTTGAGGATGCTCAAGAATTATTAGAAACATTATGCGATCGCCCCTTAATTGAAAAAACACGATATAAAATTTTAATGGGGGATTTAATCTGGGAAGTAGATGAATTTTCGGGAGAAAATCAAGGATTAATCTTAGCAGAAGTGGAACTAGAAACAGAAGATCAAAATATTGATATTCCCCACTGGATCGCAGAAGAAGTCACCTCCGATCCCCGATATTATAACGTTAATTTAGTTAAAAACCCCTTCAAACCGTAG
- a CDS encoding gluconokinase, producing the protein MVILVMGVSGSGKSTIGQLLAESLHWQFSDADAFHASESIAKMQKNIPLLDSDRMPWLMQLQKAIDNWLKTDQNVVLACSALKDSYRQLLWRDPQQMRLVYLKGPEKLIQQRLQSRYNHFMSADLLDTQLDSLEEPKTALYVDISDSPLEIVAQIQTYLQLQP; encoded by the coding sequence ATGGTTATTTTAGTGATGGGGGTTTCCGGTTCTGGGAAATCTACAATTGGTCAACTTCTGGCGGAGTCTTTGCATTGGCAATTTAGCGATGCGGATGCTTTTCATGCTTCTGAAAGTATTGCTAAAATGCAGAAAAATATCCCGTTGTTGGATAGTGATCGAATGCCTTGGTTAATGCAGCTTCAAAAGGCCATTGACAACTGGCTAAAAACTGATCAAAATGTTGTTTTAGCTTGTTCTGCGTTGAAAGATTCCTATCGTCAACTATTGTGGCGAGATCCTCAGCAAATGCGCTTAGTGTATTTAAAAGGGCCAGAAAAATTAATTCAACAACGGCTCCAAAGTCGGTATAATCATTTTATGTCTGCTGATCTTCTGGATACTCAATTAGACAGTTTAGAAGAACCTAAAACCGCCTTATATGTTGATATTTCCGATTCCCCCTTAGAAATTGTAGCTCAAATTCAAACCTATTTGCAGTTACAACCTTAA
- a CDS encoding FAD-dependent oxidoreductase, whose amino-acid sequence MTEQFNSSLFSSVSRRSVLKFLGVGAVSGVLGYSRFHKPEPAIFQPDIINLPQFLTQPKHVVIVGGGLAGLACAYQLSQRGFKVTLLEKSPQLGGKIASWDIQVGDKTFKMEHGFHGFFPQYYNLNSLVQEVNIQDNFVSLESYAVVFRNNQYQPEVFRPSHSAFPWNVVDLGVSSPNRLNWGINLTHLNHWKVFREIGGFKIPNSYQRLDEISVADWVREDFPQGLYDLYFLPFAKSSLNAPDKLSVGELMQFFHFYFFGNPEGLAFNGTRQDMGTSLVQPLVNAIQEKGGEILTEVTVSNFNWNQGKIDSITYFQGNGINTVPFWVKSNPILSSKEFEYFGNADDVYAVSTHQNQAISLHCTHQGCTVKMAEDGYFHCPCHGAIFDQNGQVISGPAERDLPQYNVIQRQDDQVELVGIYSDQLDQEITQPPKKWGEEGNFKRGVSDSDDNTTAANSSVIPATNSPQIMQADYYVLATDIPGTQRLFTIMTGEINSQVKQQIEQLKVADPFAVCRFWFDRDFPWEYSHFTSLSGYDLTDSITLYHRIQEEYIKWHEQTGGSVVELHAYCYKETEFPTQEVLLTTFEQELYEIVPELKTATLLHRELVNQKNFAGYPPGSYANRPVTNSGVSNLIFAGDWVKMPFPCGLMERAVSSGLLAANEILQQEGLQRRSLFSVTPEGFLKL is encoded by the coding sequence ATGACTGAACAATTTAACTCCTCTTTATTTTCTAGTGTTTCTCGTCGTTCTGTTCTCAAATTTTTAGGCGTTGGTGCGGTTAGTGGGGTGTTAGGATATTCTCGATTTCATAAACCTGAACCCGCTATTTTTCAGCCGGATATCATTAATTTACCACAATTTTTAACCCAACCGAAACACGTTGTTATTGTGGGAGGAGGATTAGCCGGATTAGCTTGTGCATATCAACTCAGCCAACGGGGATTTAAAGTCACTTTATTAGAAAAATCTCCTCAATTGGGCGGTAAAATTGCCAGTTGGGATATTCAAGTGGGGGATAAAACCTTTAAGATGGAGCATGGATTTCATGGGTTTTTTCCTCAATATTATAACTTGAATTCTTTGGTTCAAGAGGTTAATATTCAAGATAATTTTGTCTCCTTAGAATCCTATGCGGTTGTTTTTAGAAATAACCAATATCAACCCGAAGTATTCCGTCCCAGTCATTCTGCTTTTCCTTGGAATGTGGTTGATTTGGGGGTATCTTCTCCTAATCGTTTAAACTGGGGAATTAATTTAACCCATCTCAATCATTGGAAAGTATTTCGAGAGATTGGAGGGTTTAAAATTCCTAATAGTTATCAACGCTTAGATGAGATTTCTGTTGCAGATTGGGTGCGTGAAGATTTCCCTCAAGGATTATATGATTTATATTTTCTTCCCTTTGCTAAATCGAGTTTAAATGCACCCGATAAACTCAGTGTGGGGGAACTGATGCAGTTTTTTCATTTCTATTTTTTTGGGAATCCTGAAGGGTTAGCATTTAATGGAACTCGTCAAGATATGGGAACCAGTTTAGTCCAACCTTTAGTTAATGCAATTCAAGAAAAAGGCGGAGAAATTTTAACGGAAGTTACCGTTAGTAATTTTAACTGGAATCAAGGAAAAATTGACTCGATTACTTATTTTCAAGGGAATGGGATTAATACAGTTCCCTTTTGGGTCAAATCCAATCCAATTTTATCATCTAAAGAGTTTGAATATTTTGGCAATGCTGATGATGTCTATGCAGTATCAACCCATCAAAATCAAGCCATTTCTTTACATTGTACTCATCAAGGTTGTACCGTAAAAATGGCAGAGGATGGATATTTTCACTGTCCTTGTCATGGGGCAATTTTTGATCAGAATGGTCAGGTGATTTCTGGCCCTGCTGAACGGGATTTACCCCAGTATAACGTTATCCAAAGACAGGATGATCAAGTGGAATTAGTGGGTATTTATTCTGATCAATTAGACCAAGAAATCACCCAACCCCCCAAAAAATGGGGGGAGGAGGGAAACTTTAAACGAGGGGTAAGTGATTCTGATGATAATACAACAGCAGCAAATTCATCTGTTATCCCTGCTACAAATTCTCCTCAAATAATGCAGGCGGATTATTATGTATTGGCGACGGATATTCCAGGGACGCAACGCTTATTTACAATCATGACTGGGGAGATTAATTCGCAGGTTAAGCAACAAATTGAACAATTAAAAGTTGCTGACCCCTTTGCGGTTTGTCGGTTTTGGTTTGACCGAGATTTCCCTTGGGAATATAGCCATTTTACCTCCTTATCGGGTTACGATTTAACCGATAGTATTACCCTTTATCATCGTATCCAAGAGGAATATATTAAATGGCATGAACAAACGGGAGGGAGTGTTGTAGAATTACACGCTTATTGTTATAAAGAAACTGAATTTCCGACTCAAGAAGTGTTGTTAACAACCTTTGAACAGGAACTTTATGAAATTGTCCCCGAATTAAAAACGGCTACCCTATTACATCGAGAATTAGTTAATCAGAAAAATTTTGCCGGATATCCCCCCGGAAGTTATGCTAATCGTCCGGTGACAAATTCTGGGGTTTCTAATTTAATATTTGCCGGAGATTGGGTAAAAATGCCCTTTCCCTGTGGTTTAATGGAAAGGGCTGTGAGTAGTGGATTATTAGCTGCTAATGAAATTTTACAGCAGGAAGGTTTGCAAAGGCGATCGCTTTTTTCTGTTACTCCCGAAGGCTTTCTCAAGCTCTAA
- a CDS encoding aromatic ring-hydroxylating dioxygenase subunit alpha → MNQSNINPIRQLGINLNHWYVVATSKEVKNQPLGVQLWNQNIVLFRDSLGTVHALENRCPHRHVKLSHGKIIENNLECTYHGWQFNCQGECVTVPYLEKDQKLPKNCKIKAYPVQEKQGFIWVFPGDNPDLIQPLAIPEWDDLNYIATVSVIHCQGHFSFLIENLMDMYHGHLHQDWQAWTDAMLDKIEADENRVDAYYLAQSYYKIDKIWSISQLFFPALRKLHPEPLTVSYIYPHWVSTLGEYFKIYCLFCPISLTETRAYLIHFTSLNAFWRLHKLPIKFRKFVKDLCFGSAQQLLDGLVKQDVLMIKQEQQAYLQHPQCQGYEFNRTIRSVQRLIQRQAEPST, encoded by the coding sequence ATGAATCAATCCAATATTAATCCTATTCGACAGTTAGGAATTAACCTCAATCATTGGTATGTTGTTGCCACCAGTAAAGAGGTAAAAAATCAACCCCTAGGAGTGCAATTATGGAATCAAAATATTGTTTTATTTCGAGATAGTTTAGGAACAGTTCACGCCCTAGAAAATCGCTGTCCCCATCGACACGTTAAATTGAGTCATGGTAAAATTATTGAAAATAATTTAGAATGTACTTATCACGGCTGGCAATTTAATTGTCAGGGAGAATGTGTCACGGTTCCCTATTTAGAAAAGGATCAAAAACTACCGAAAAATTGTAAAATCAAAGCCTATCCAGTTCAAGAAAAACAGGGTTTTATTTGGGTTTTTCCAGGGGATAATCCTGATTTAATTCAACCCTTAGCAATTCCAGAATGGGATGATTTGAATTATATTGCCACGGTTTCAGTGATTCATTGTCAAGGGCATTTTTCCTTTTTAATCGAAAATTTAATGGATATGTATCATGGACATTTACACCAAGATTGGCAAGCGTGGACAGATGCTATGTTAGACAAAATAGAAGCAGATGAAAACCGAGTTGATGCCTATTATTTAGCTCAGAGTTATTATAAAATTGATAAAATTTGGTCAATTTCCCAGCTATTTTTTCCGGCTTTAAGAAAACTTCATCCTGAACCTTTAACGGTGAGTTATATTTATCCTCACTGGGTTTCAACATTAGGAGAATATTTTAAAATCTACTGTTTATTTTGCCCAATTAGTTTAACAGAAACCCGTGCTTATTTAATCCATTTTACCTCTTTAAATGCCTTTTGGCGACTGCATAAACTCCCAATAAAATTTAGGAAATTTGTGAAAGATTTATGTTTTGGTTCAGCACAACAACTCTTAGATGGGTTAGTTAAACAGGATGTTTTAATGATTAAACAAGAACAACAGGCGTATTTACAACATCCCCAATGTCAAGGGTATGAATTTAATCGTACTATTAGAAGTGTTCAACGGTTAATTCAACGTCAAGCTGAACCTTCAACCTAA